From Rhineura floridana isolate rRhiFlo1 chromosome 5, rRhiFlo1.hap2, whole genome shotgun sequence, a single genomic window includes:
- the MZT1 gene encoding mitotic-spindle organizing protein 1, with protein MVSASGLQSSASNSERGFVWFLPISIMATSAANLNAVRETMDVLLEISRILNTGLDMETLSICVRLCEQGINPEALSAVIKELRKATEALKAAENMTG; from the exons ATGGTTTCTGCATCCGGGTTGCAGAGCTCGGCAAGTAACAGCGAGCGAGGCTTTGTTTGGTTTTTGCCCATTTCTATCATGGCGACTTCCGCAGCCAATTTAAACGCCGTGAGAGAGACAATGGACG TTCTGCTTGAGATTTCAAGAATACTAAACACTGGTTTAGATATGGAAACACTCTCTATTTGTGTACGACTTTGTGAACAAGGAATAAATCCAGAGGCGCTGTCTGCTGTAATTAAGGAGCTACGCAAGGCTACAGAAGCTCTAAAG GCAGCTGAAAACATGACAGGCTGA